A genomic region of Gimesia chilikensis contains the following coding sequences:
- the csrA gene encoding carbon storage regulator CsrA, protein MLVLSRQRDESIIIGDNIVITIVDIRGDKVRLGIQAPTEIPVHRQEVYDAIQRENAMKEAEAQRTPSQSPSKNASE, encoded by the coding sequence ATGCTTGTATTGTCGAGACAACGCGACGAGAGCATCATCATCGGTGACAATATTGTCATTACTATTGTCGATATCCGGGGTGATAAAGTGCGGTTAGGAATCCAGGCCCCTACAGAAATTCCAGTACACCGTCAGGAAGTGTATGATGCGATTCAGCGTGAAAACGCGATGAAAGAAGCGGAAGCGCAGCGTACCCCATCTCAGTCGCCATCCAAAAATGCCAGCGAGTGA